Proteins encoded by one window of Gopherus flavomarginatus isolate rGopFla2 chromosome 11 unlocalized genomic scaffold, rGopFla2.mat.asm SUPER_11_unloc_1, whole genome shotgun sequence:
- the LOC127040932 gene encoding olfactory receptor 14C36-like — protein sequence MSNETTLTEFLLLGFSDIRELQILHFVTFLVIYLAALMGNLLIITAVALNPHLQSPMFFFLVNLSILDFGSISVTIPKSMVNSLMNTRVISYPGCVAQVFLFFLFTATDLALLTIMAYDRYVAICQPLHYERVMNRRACSQMAASAWITGIVFSALYTGNTFRLPFCQSNDINQFFCEIPQLLKLTCSDSYLSEVGGIALGVFLSLNCFVFIIVSYVHIFKTVLRIPSEQGRHKAFSTCLPHLTVVSLLLITGIFAYLKPTSSSASGLDLVVGVLYSLVPPVMNPIIYSMRNKEIKATLQKLVVWRLFTKS from the coding sequence atgtccaacgAAACCACCCtgaccgagttccttctcctgggattttctgacattcgggagctgcagattttgcactttgttACGTTCCTGGTGATTTACCTGGCAGCCCTGATggggaatcttctcatcatcacagccGTAGCCCTCAACCCCCATCTTCAATCCCCCATGTTCTTCTTCCTGGTAAATCTGTCAATCCTAGACTTTGGCTCCATCTCCGTTACTATCCCCAAATCCATGGTGAACTCCCTCATGAACACCAGGGTGATTTCTTATCCTGGATGTGTCGCCCAAGTCTTTCTGTTTTTCCTCTTCACTGCAACTGATCTTGCCTTACTCACCATCATGGCATATGACCGATAtgtcgccatctgccaaccactgcactatgagagagtgatgaacaggagagcttgcagccaaatggcagccagtgcctggattaCTGGTATTGTCTTCTCTGCCCTGTACACTGGGAACACCTTCAGGTTACCATTCTGCCAGTCCAATGACATcaaccagttcttctgtgaaatcccccaaCTACTCAAGCTCACCTGCTCTGATTCGTACCTCAGTGAAGTTGGGGGTATTGCCTTAGGTGTGTTTTTAAGTTTAAActgctttgttttcattattGTGTCTTATGTTCACATCTTCAAGACTgtgctgagaatcccctctgagcagggtcggcataaagccttctccacctgcctgcctcacctcactgtggtctctTTGTTGCTTATCACTGGTATctttgcctacctgaaacccacCTCTAGCTCAGCATCAGGTCTGGACCTTGTTGTGGGTGTTCTCTATTCCCTGGTGCCTCCAGTGATGAATcccatcatctacagcatgaggaacaaggagatcaaagctACATTGCAGAAACTGGTTGTGTGGAGGTTATTCACCAAGAGTTAA